A region from the Streptomyces lydicus genome encodes:
- a CDS encoding FG-GAP repeat domain-containing protein, producing MNRKRLHLIAAPVAAAALSLSVAGYQADAATASAPGATARAGKAATVTAAPCLADATTLIGDLDGDKHPDRISNPGLTGTKMTVQWGAGNGSFGKPYPVSALLGAKKGEIATAAVADFQRDGTLDMVVNLVTPADGDDPSTARVAEYRPGPLKRANLTSAKSRHSDIGDRGEVQQLRIANYGGDAYPDLAILNNSGDGGLDRDVRLTKPGSGPGSYDYELQQKYGEFGTTPEPPAMPGDGWKHFYKPCS from the coding sequence ATGAACCGTAAGCGCCTACACCTGATCGCCGCCCCGGTCGCGGCCGCCGCTCTGTCCCTGAGTGTCGCCGGCTATCAGGCCGATGCGGCCACCGCATCGGCCCCGGGTGCTACGGCGCGGGCCGGCAAGGCCGCCACGGTGACGGCCGCCCCCTGCCTGGCCGATGCCACGACGCTGATCGGCGACCTCGACGGTGACAAACACCCGGACAGGATCAGCAACCCCGGCCTCACGGGCACCAAAATGACGGTCCAGTGGGGTGCCGGGAACGGTTCGTTCGGCAAGCCGTACCCCGTCAGCGCCCTTCTCGGCGCCAAGAAGGGGGAGATCGCGACCGCCGCGGTCGCCGACTTCCAGCGCGACGGCACCCTGGACATGGTCGTCAACCTCGTCACGCCGGCCGATGGCGACGACCCCTCGACGGCACGCGTCGCGGAGTACCGCCCCGGCCCCCTCAAGCGCGCGAACCTGACCTCCGCCAAGTCCCGGCACTCCGATATCGGCGATCGCGGCGAGGTCCAGCAACTCCGGATCGCCAACTACGGTGGCGACGCATACCCGGACCTCGCGATCCTCAACAACTCCGGTGACGGAGGGCTCGACCGGGACGTGCGCCTGACGAAGCCGGGCAGCGGCCCGGGGAGCTACGACTACGAACTGCAGCAGAAATACGGCGAGTTCGGAACCACGCCGGAGCCGCCGGCCATGCCGGGCGACGGCTGGAAGCACTTCTACAAGCCCTGCTCCTGA
- a CDS encoding aminoglycoside 3'-phosphotransferase: protein MIATPPTGPITPPRVVTELAAGRPARAVWENERGGLTFQVGLGDTRQFVKWTPAGSGIDLAAEVARLRWAARFTVVPRVLGEGADRTGSWIVTHGLPGRMAVDDRWKRDPGPAVRAIGSGLRALHDALPVANCPFDWSAETRLEAVRSRAAAGRIDPAHWPEDLQHFGTVERALGVLSDIPPADQLVVCHGDACAPNTLVGDDGTCTGHVDLGTLGIADRWADLAVATWSTQWNYGPGWEEPLLEAYGVDPDRERIAYYRLLWGLSD from the coding sequence ATGATCGCTACCCCGCCCACCGGACCCATCACACCTCCACGCGTCGTCACCGAGCTCGCGGCGGGGCGGCCGGCCCGGGCCGTATGGGAGAACGAACGCGGCGGACTGACCTTTCAAGTCGGCCTGGGCGACACCCGGCAGTTCGTGAAGTGGACACCGGCCGGCAGCGGCATCGACCTCGCGGCCGAGGTGGCACGCCTGCGGTGGGCGGCGAGGTTCACCGTGGTGCCACGGGTACTCGGTGAGGGCGCCGACCGAACGGGGTCCTGGATCGTCACCCATGGCTTGCCAGGACGCATGGCGGTCGACGACCGGTGGAAGCGCGACCCCGGCCCCGCGGTACGCGCGATCGGCTCCGGGCTGCGCGCCCTTCATGACGCACTGCCCGTCGCGAACTGCCCCTTCGACTGGTCCGCGGAAACGCGCCTGGAGGCTGTTCGGTCACGAGCGGCGGCAGGCCGGATCGATCCAGCTCACTGGCCTGAAGACCTTCAACACTTCGGAACGGTTGAGCGCGCGCTCGGCGTGCTCAGCGACATCCCGCCGGCCGACCAGCTCGTCGTCTGCCATGGCGACGCCTGCGCTCCCAACACCCTGGTCGGTGACGACGGCACCTGTACCGGACACGTCGACCTCGGCACGCTCGGTATCGCGGACCGCTGGGCCGATCTCGCCGTCGCCACGTGGAGCACGCAGTGGAACTACGGTCCGGGATGGGAAGAGCCGCTGCTCGAAGCCTACGGAGTCGATCCGGACCGGGAACGGATCGCGTACTACCGGCTGTTGTGGGGACTGTCGGACTGA
- a CDS encoding AzlC family ABC transporter permease, producing MSSHMRTARGEPAPPQDRKRASDIRQALAETLPVGVGMFSLGITFGLLVVQSGLAWWWTPLFSGLIYAGSLEFLLVGMLMAASPLVSIALTTLLVNFRHVFYSLSFPLHRVRGKAAKTYAVFALIDEAYALTATRSADSFSSLRIIATQVSLQSYWVGGGLVGALTGRALPTIDGLDFTLTSLFTVLAIEACRSGRDVPAPLLAAGCGLFAQLVAPGQMLVVAMTLYVITLLVRYRFTRPQENANA from the coding sequence ATGTCATCACACATGCGTACGGCACGCGGCGAGCCTGCTCCGCCGCAGGACAGGAAGAGAGCGTCCGACATCCGTCAGGCGCTCGCGGAGACCCTGCCGGTCGGCGTGGGGATGTTCTCCTTAGGGATCACTTTTGGGCTGCTGGTCGTGCAGTCGGGGCTCGCCTGGTGGTGGACGCCTCTGTTCAGTGGGCTGATTTACGCCGGGTCGCTGGAGTTCCTGCTGGTCGGCATGTTGATGGCCGCGAGTCCGCTGGTCTCGATCGCCTTGACGACGCTGCTGGTCAACTTCCGGCATGTCTTCTACAGCCTGTCGTTCCCGCTGCACCGTGTCCGGGGCAAAGCCGCCAAGACCTACGCGGTGTTCGCCCTGATCGACGAGGCCTACGCGCTCACGGCGACGCGGTCGGCCGATTCCTTCAGCAGCCTGCGGATCATCGCGACACAGGTGTCGCTGCAGTCCTACTGGGTCGGGGGCGGGCTGGTCGGCGCGCTGACCGGTCGGGCTCTGCCCACGATCGACGGCCTGGACTTCACGTTGACCTCGTTGTTCACCGTGCTGGCGATCGAGGCGTGCCGGTCGGGTCGGGATGTGCCCGCTCCGCTTCTGGCCGCGGGATGCGGTCTCTTCGCCCAGCTGGTGGCGCCCGGCCAGATGCTCGTGGTGGCGATGACCCTCTACGTCATCACGCTGCTCGTGCGCTACCGCTTCACCCGGCCCCAGGAGAACGCCAATGCCTAG
- a CDS encoding branched-chain amino acid transporter permease, whose translation MPSTGYIVSVLVIAATITFALRAVPFAFLGRLRSSQVTAFLSQHMPAGIMVILVIYLLRGVDVTTSPYGLTEATGIAVTAGLYLWRRNVLLSIFAGTGAYVLLLHFLPAAHG comes from the coding sequence ATGCCTAGCACCGGATACATCGTCTCGGTGCTGGTGATCGCCGCGACCATCACCTTCGCCCTGCGGGCCGTTCCCTTCGCGTTCCTCGGGCGGCTGCGCTCGTCGCAGGTGACCGCCTTCCTGTCCCAGCACATGCCGGCCGGCATCATGGTGATCCTGGTCATCTACCTGCTGCGCGGTGTCGACGTCACCACCAGCCCCTACGGACTGACCGAAGCGACGGGCATCGCCGTGACGGCCGGACTGTACCTGTGGCGGCGCAATGTGCTGCTGAGCATCTTCGCGGGCACCGGGGCCTATGTGCTGCTCCTGCACTTCCTCCCGGCGGCACACGGCTGA
- a CDS encoding Nramp family divalent metal transporter encodes MTTAEMTTASVEQRALSEVKRTRRAFYGPAFVAAVAYVDPGNFATNFQAGAKFGYLLVWVLVVANAVAMFIQYLSSKIGLATGTDLSTLCRRSLPRPMSRMLWVQAELVVIATDLAEFVGAAIGLNLLFGVRLFPAGVATAVISFAVLALQRRGYRPFEVAITFLLSLIGFGFLYQLFALGGQSAAGIAAGMVPRLAGTESLTLAVGIIGATVMPHVIYLHSAITAQRLSPRTPRAKKVALRSLRIDCVSGLGLAGLINLAMFCVAVALFHRRGGDYSGSLQAAHHSLGQTVSGMAALAFAVALLASGLSSSGVGTYAGQVVMQGFLRRRIPLLLRRGVTMAPALIALAAGFSPDSVLVISQVVLSFGIPFALVPLVMFTRSRELMGDYVNRPLTTGIGAVLAFVLSGLNLYLLGQILLG; translated from the coding sequence ATGACCACAGCCGAGATGACCACGGCCTCGGTGGAGCAGCGTGCGCTCAGCGAGGTGAAACGAACCCGGCGTGCCTTCTACGGGCCCGCGTTCGTCGCCGCGGTGGCGTACGTCGACCCCGGTAACTTCGCGACGAATTTCCAGGCGGGCGCCAAGTTCGGCTATCTGCTGGTGTGGGTCCTGGTGGTCGCGAATGCCGTCGCCATGTTCATCCAGTACCTCTCGTCCAAGATCGGCCTGGCGACCGGGACGGACCTGTCGACCCTGTGCCGCCGCAGCCTGCCGCGCCCGATGTCACGGATGCTGTGGGTGCAGGCCGAACTGGTCGTCATCGCCACGGACCTGGCGGAATTCGTCGGCGCCGCCATCGGCCTCAACCTGCTCTTCGGGGTGCGGCTCTTCCCCGCGGGCGTCGCCACCGCGGTGATCAGCTTTGCGGTGCTCGCCCTCCAGCGCCGCGGCTACCGCCCCTTCGAGGTCGCCATCACCTTCCTGCTCTCGCTGATCGGCTTCGGCTTCCTCTACCAGCTGTTCGCGCTGGGCGGCCAGTCGGCAGCGGGCATTGCGGCGGGCATGGTGCCCCGCCTCGCGGGCACCGAATCCCTCACCCTGGCGGTCGGCATCATCGGCGCCACGGTCATGCCGCACGTCATCTATCTGCACTCCGCCATCACCGCGCAACGGCTCTCGCCGCGCACCCCCCGCGCCAAGAAGGTCGCGCTGCGCAGCCTGCGTATCGACTGTGTCTCCGGACTCGGTCTGGCGGGACTGATCAACCTGGCGATGTTCTGTGTCGCCGTCGCCCTGTTCCACCGGCGCGGCGGTGACTACAGCGGAAGCCTGCAAGCAGCTCACCACTCCCTCGGCCAGACCGTCAGCGGTATGGCCGCGCTGGCCTTCGCGGTGGCCCTGCTGGCCTCCGGGCTCTCCTCCTCCGGCGTGGGCACCTACGCCGGACAGGTCGTCATGCAGGGCTTCCTCCGCCGCCGGATTCCCTTGCTGCTGCGCCGCGGTGTCACCATGGCGCCGGCTCTGATCGCCCTGGCTGCCGGATTCTCACCGGACTCCGTGCTCGTCATCTCCCAGGTGGTGCTCTCCTTCGGCATCCCGTTCGCCCTCGTCCCTCTGGTGATGTTCACCCGGAGCCGCGAGCTGATGGGGGATTACGTCAACAGGCCGCTCACCACCGGGATCGGAGCGGTCCTGGCTTTCGTCCTGTCCGGCCTCAACCTCTACCTGCTCGGCCAGATCCTCCTCGGCTGA
- a CDS encoding VOC family protein, producing the protein MSEEMYRHEIAHLARVELHTPDPDGTLWFFKDLLGMYETRREGQSVYLRGYEDPYQWSLKITEGPEPRMDHAALRTSSPQALERRVRSMRDGNQDGKWTEDEFGYGKTYEFLTPDGHHMCLLWEAEKYKSPPELRSKILSRPSKKPLQGLPIKRIDHLNLLASDVTPVKQSFERHLGLRTNERVVDGSIETGVWMSSSLLSHDVAVMRDARGARGRLHHVAFYYGVQQHTIDAAEMFRDYDITIEAGPDRHGITQSSFLYVFEPGGNRIELFGDPGILILEPDFETRTWTMDQIDTGTAIGGTNLPQETYFTYGTPPVGPDPDSDSAPDSVTDSPLR; encoded by the coding sequence ATGAGCGAAGAGATGTACCGCCACGAGATCGCCCACTTGGCGCGGGTGGAATTACACACCCCGGACCCGGACGGCACGCTCTGGTTCTTCAAGGACCTGCTGGGCATGTACGAGACCAGGCGCGAGGGTCAGTCCGTCTACCTGCGGGGCTATGAGGACCCGTACCAGTGGAGCCTGAAGATCACCGAGGGTCCGGAGCCCCGGATGGACCACGCCGCGCTGCGGACCTCGTCACCCCAGGCGCTGGAACGCCGCGTCCGGTCGATGCGGGACGGGAACCAGGACGGCAAGTGGACCGAGGACGAGTTCGGTTACGGCAAGACCTACGAGTTCCTCACGCCCGACGGCCACCACATGTGCCTGCTGTGGGAGGCCGAGAAGTACAAGTCCCCGCCGGAGCTGCGGAGCAAGATCCTCAGCCGGCCGTCGAAGAAGCCGCTGCAGGGCCTGCCCATCAAGCGGATCGACCATCTCAACCTGCTGGCCAGCGACGTCACACCGGTCAAGCAGTCCTTCGAGCGCCACCTCGGTCTGCGGACCAATGAGCGGGTGGTCGACGGCAGCATCGAGACCGGTGTGTGGATGAGCAGCAGCCTCCTCAGCCATGACGTCGCCGTCATGCGGGACGCGCGGGGAGCCCGCGGGCGGCTGCACCACGTCGCCTTCTACTACGGGGTGCAGCAGCACACCATCGACGCGGCCGAGATGTTCCGGGACTACGACATCACCATCGAGGCGGGCCCGGACCGGCACGGCATCACCCAGAGCTCCTTCCTGTACGTCTTCGAGCCGGGCGGCAACCGGATCGAGCTGTTCGGCGACCCGGGGATCCTGATCCTCGAACCGGACTTCGAGACCCGTACCTGGACGATGGATCAGATCGACACGGGGACCGCGATCGGCGGCACCAACCTGCCGCAGGAGACCTACTTCACCTACGGCACCCCGCCCGTCGGCCCGGATCCGGACTCGGACTCGGCTCCGGACTCGGTTACGGACTCTCCCCTGCGCTGA
- a CDS encoding 2-hydroxymuconate tautomerase encodes MPFIDVTLGSGRSPEQVRALIHELTEAAHRAVGAPLANIRVVIREVEPAHWAAGDVTTEERNARKKDAG; translated from the coding sequence ATGCCGTTCATCGACGTGACCCTGGGCTCCGGACGGTCACCGGAGCAGGTCCGCGCACTGATCCATGAACTCACGGAAGCGGCGCACCGCGCCGTGGGTGCCCCGCTGGCGAACATCCGGGTGGTCATCCGGGAGGTCGAGCCCGCGCACTGGGCGGCCGGCGACGTCACGACCGAGGAACGCAACGCCCGGAAGAAGGACGCCGGCTGA
- a CDS encoding 2-keto-4-pentenoate hydratase: MAEPLEIRSGDARRAAEVLLDAERSVTARGPITAHWPDLDLPGAYTVQREALHQRLQRGETLIGVKLGLTSRAKQIRMGIDAPSLAWLTDAMVLPAGVPLPRQRLIHPRAEPEIVFVMRERLAGPGITAAVALGAVDRVYGGIEIIDSRYQDFKFTLADAVADNSSSGLFVLGPLGRSPEGMDLAHEACLLEVDGQVVDSATGAAVQGHPAEALALAANTLGEQGLAIEAGAIVLTGGMTDAVHVRPGASVAAHFSTLGTITVAGG; the protein is encoded by the coding sequence ATGGCCGAGCCACTGGAAATCCGCTCCGGCGACGCCCGGCGCGCGGCCGAGGTCCTGCTCGACGCCGAGCGCTCGGTCACCGCTCGCGGGCCGATCACCGCGCACTGGCCGGATCTCGACCTGCCGGGCGCGTACACGGTGCAGCGCGAGGCGCTGCACCAGCGGCTGCAGCGAGGCGAGACGCTGATCGGCGTCAAGCTCGGCCTCACCTCGCGCGCCAAGCAGATCCGGATGGGGATCGACGCACCGTCCCTGGCCTGGCTGACCGACGCCATGGTGCTGCCGGCCGGCGTCCCCCTGCCCCGGCAGCGGCTGATCCACCCCCGGGCCGAACCGGAGATCGTCTTCGTGATGCGGGAGCGGCTGGCGGGCCCCGGCATCACCGCGGCGGTCGCCCTCGGTGCCGTGGACCGCGTCTACGGCGGCATCGAGATCATCGACAGCCGTTACCAGGACTTCAAGTTCACCCTGGCGGACGCGGTGGCGGACAACAGCTCCTCCGGGCTGTTCGTGCTCGGTCCCCTCGGGCGCTCCCCCGAGGGCATGGACCTCGCGCACGAAGCATGCCTGCTGGAGGTCGACGGCCAGGTGGTCGACTCCGCCACCGGCGCGGCGGTCCAGGGACACCCGGCGGAGGCGCTTGCCCTCGCCGCGAACACCCTCGGCGAGCAGGGACTGGCCATCGAGGCCGGCGCGATCGTCCTCACCGGCGGTATGACCGACGCGGTCCACGTCCGGCCCGGCGCGAGCGTCGCCGCACACTTCTCCACTCTCGGCACCATCACCGTCGCAGGAGGCTGA
- a CDS encoding 2-keto-4-pentenoate hydratase, translating into MTSDALQDIAADLYGAHRSGKAVTSAVRNGSLSSRTDAYEIQWAQLRQRVLDHDPLRGFTAGLVSVPAQRNMDTSEPVLGHLTGSMFPPGHEPLDGGKFLCPRIEPALAFVLGEPLRGPGVTVADALRAVDRVLPALEITDSGYEDGPASVLDLIADNAGCRSVVLGTPAALSDVDLRLSGCVLHRNGEVAATGAGGMALGSPVNALVWVANAVCREDFALAAGHVVLVPCLAPAVAFEPGDTVTASMAGVGTVTAVRAR; encoded by the coding sequence ATGACATCAGATGCCTTGCAGGACATCGCCGCGGATCTGTACGGCGCCCACCGGAGCGGAAAGGCAGTTACCTCGGCCGTGCGCAACGGCTCCCTTTCCTCCCGGACCGATGCGTACGAAATCCAGTGGGCGCAGCTGCGGCAGCGGGTTTTGGACCATGACCCGCTGCGCGGATTCACAGCCGGCCTGGTGTCCGTGCCCGCACAGCGGAACATGGACACATCGGAACCGGTTCTGGGCCATCTCACCGGCAGCATGTTCCCTCCCGGCCACGAGCCCCTGGACGGCGGGAAGTTCCTGTGCCCCCGCATCGAGCCGGCACTGGCCTTCGTACTGGGTGAGCCGCTGCGCGGCCCCGGGGTCACCGTGGCCGACGCCCTCCGCGCGGTGGACCGTGTACTGCCCGCGCTGGAGATCACCGACTCCGGGTACGAGGACGGGCCGGCGTCCGTCCTCGACCTGATCGCCGACAACGCCGGCTGCCGGAGCGTCGTGCTGGGCACCCCGGCAGCCCTCTCGGACGTGGACCTGCGGTTGTCCGGCTGTGTGCTGCACCGCAACGGAGAGGTGGCCGCCACCGGCGCGGGCGGCATGGCGCTCGGCTCGCCCGTCAACGCCCTGGTGTGGGTGGCGAATGCCGTGTGCCGGGAGGACTTCGCCCTCGCCGCCGGCCATGTGGTGCTCGTCCCCTGCCTCGCCCCGGCCGTCGCCTTCGAGCCCGGCGACACCGTGACCGCGAGCATGGCCGGCGTGGGCACCGTGACCGCCGTGCGCGCACGCTGA
- a CDS encoding aldehyde dehydrogenase, translating to MSLGAGAGAVTEIRDICHLIGGQAVASADGKTFETRDPHDNSVIGTVARGAAVDGERAVAAARKAFDEGPWPGMTPTERRKILHDVADAVDAHREELAMLETVDSGKIIRQALHGEMPRVAQNLRFFADYAAMATDEAYPNGPVLGYSLRPPAGVVSAISPWNAPLMLATWKAAPALAFGNTVVLKPAPQTPLTAARFGELATAAGLPEGVLNIVHGFGADEVAGPLTGDPRVDRITFTGSSATGARIMAAAAPQLTPVSAELGGKSANIVFDDADLDVAVPESIKAIFGGNGQVCFSGSRLFVQRGILPAFLERFTAEAEKIVVGDPKRHETFMGPLIEQRHLDKVQGYVDLAQKEGGTVLTGGSPVTTGELSRGFYYTPTVITGLTNDTRTAQEEIFGPVETVIPFETEQEALQLANSSPYGLAGILFTTNLDRAHRMAAHWKAGTVWVNCYFERDLRMPFGGEGISGVGREGGPHSREFFTEPRAVVLRIR from the coding sequence GTGTCATTAGGTGCCGGGGCAGGAGCGGTGACAGAGATTCGTGACATCTGCCACCTGATCGGCGGTCAGGCCGTCGCATCCGCAGACGGAAAGACGTTTGAAACCAGAGACCCGCACGACAATTCGGTGATAGGCACTGTGGCCAGAGGGGCCGCAGTGGATGGTGAGCGTGCGGTCGCGGCGGCACGGAAGGCATTCGACGAGGGCCCGTGGCCCGGAATGACTCCCACGGAACGCCGTAAGATTCTCCACGACGTGGCCGACGCCGTGGACGCGCATCGTGAAGAGCTGGCGATGCTGGAGACCGTGGACAGCGGCAAGATCATCAGGCAGGCGCTGCACGGGGAGATGCCCCGGGTCGCCCAGAATTTACGGTTCTTCGCTGATTACGCGGCGATGGCGACCGATGAGGCGTATCCCAACGGCCCGGTACTCGGCTACTCCCTGCGTCCGCCGGCGGGCGTCGTCTCGGCGATCAGTCCGTGGAATGCGCCGCTCATGCTCGCCACCTGGAAGGCCGCGCCCGCGCTCGCCTTCGGCAACACCGTGGTGCTCAAGCCCGCCCCGCAGACCCCGCTGACGGCGGCCCGGTTCGGCGAACTGGCCACCGCCGCGGGGCTGCCGGAGGGCGTGCTCAACATCGTGCACGGCTTCGGCGCCGATGAGGTGGCCGGCCCGCTGACCGGCGATCCGCGCGTGGACCGCATCACCTTCACGGGCTCCAGCGCCACCGGAGCCCGGATCATGGCCGCCGCGGCCCCCCAGCTGACCCCCGTCTCCGCCGAACTGGGCGGCAAGTCGGCGAACATCGTCTTCGACGACGCCGATCTGGACGTGGCGGTACCCGAGTCGATCAAGGCGATCTTCGGCGGCAACGGCCAGGTGTGTTTCTCCGGGTCACGGCTGTTCGTACAGCGCGGGATTCTTCCGGCCTTCCTGGAGCGCTTCACCGCGGAGGCGGAAAAAATCGTCGTCGGTGACCCCAAGCGTCACGAGACATTCATGGGCCCGCTGATCGAGCAACGGCATCTCGACAAGGTGCAGGGCTATGTCGATCTGGCGCAAAAAGAAGGCGGCACGGTCCTCACCGGCGGATCACCCGTGACAACCGGCGAACTCTCCCGTGGCTTCTACTACACGCCGACGGTCATCACCGGGCTGACCAACGACACCCGTACGGCACAGGAAGAAATTTTCGGCCCGGTGGAGACGGTCATCCCGTTCGAAACCGAACAAGAAGCACTGCAGCTGGCTAATTCCAGCCCCTACGGACTGGCCGGCATTCTGTTCACCACCAACCTCGACCGTGCTCACCGGATGGCGGCCCACTGGAAAGCCGGCACGGTATGGGTGAACTGTTATTTCGAGCGCGATCTCCGTATGCCGTTCGGTGGCGAAGGCATCAGCGGGGTCGGTCGAGAAGGCGGGCCGCATTCGCGTGAATTCTTCACCGAACCTCGCGCCGTGGTCCTGCGCATTCGCTGA
- a CDS encoding FAD/NAD(P)-binding protein has translation MSRSVEIGVVGGGASAVCLLDALAQTHTPPGGITVFEPSPHLWRGRPYQPDLETVRVNIAPDGMSVRFGDSGHFPRWLADLDATTGSGTDFVDPLNRMRFVPRALYGRYLEDAAQAALAQLREQGWRIDIVREAVSAAAPADGRVALRTRSGRQAVVDYTVLCVGRGQPGDPYALTGTEGFIADPYPLSRSLTDIGPEDTVGVIGSGLTGIDVVLSLAGGGHRGRILLLSRSGVLPLVRQSPLPHTLQHFTAERFRGTAARGETLTADELVAVMRAEFSAAGEDFDSVAEEIAALTEEDPVRRLRRHLAEVHSPRRGLRILQQAVPATGPDIWPLLPEHEKTELLRTHYRSVMSLCCPMPPTAAARVLDLIDAGQLEIVSGIRHIEPSGGGAFMLHTDEEQPAYRADRLVNAVSPSSGSLPPKAEHLIASLTAAGLAQRHPRGGVTVDRPTSRLVVDGTADPRLYALGDLASGSLFFTFGLPSIVDRAYDIADAIHADVGRRTSSLCGADVLQNT, from the coding sequence ATGAGCCGTAGCGTCGAGATAGGCGTAGTCGGGGGCGGGGCATCCGCAGTCTGCCTGCTCGACGCGCTCGCTCAGACCCACACACCACCGGGCGGCATCACGGTCTTCGAGCCGTCCCCACACTTATGGCGCGGCCGGCCGTACCAGCCGGATCTGGAGACGGTCCGGGTGAACATCGCACCCGACGGAATGTCCGTACGCTTCGGCGACAGCGGCCACTTCCCGCGATGGCTCGCCGACCTGGATGCCACCACCGGCTCCGGTACGGACTTCGTGGACCCGCTGAACCGGATGCGCTTTGTACCTCGCGCGCTGTACGGCCGGTATCTGGAGGACGCGGCACAGGCGGCGTTGGCGCAGCTCCGCGAGCAGGGGTGGCGCATCGACATCGTCCGGGAGGCGGTGTCGGCCGCGGCTCCCGCCGACGGGAGAGTGGCCCTGCGCACGCGGAGCGGCCGGCAGGCCGTGGTCGACTACACCGTGCTGTGCGTGGGTCGCGGGCAGCCCGGCGACCCGTACGCGCTGACCGGCACCGAAGGCTTCATCGCCGACCCCTACCCGCTGTCGCGCTCCCTCACGGACATCGGCCCCGAGGACACCGTCGGCGTGATCGGCAGCGGCCTGACGGGCATCGACGTGGTCCTCTCGCTCGCCGGCGGCGGCCACCGCGGCCGCATCCTGCTGCTCTCCCGCAGCGGGGTGCTTCCCCTGGTACGCCAAAGCCCGCTCCCGCACACCCTGCAGCACTTCACGGCCGAGAGGTTCCGTGGCACGGCGGCACGGGGCGAGACGCTGACGGCCGACGAGCTGGTCGCCGTGATGCGTGCGGAGTTCAGCGCGGCCGGCGAGGACTTCGACTCGGTGGCCGAGGAGATAGCCGCCCTCACCGAAGAGGACCCGGTACGGCGCCTGCGCCGCCACCTGGCCGAAGTGCACTCCCCGCGCCGCGGGTTGCGCATCCTCCAGCAGGCGGTGCCGGCCACCGGTCCTGACATCTGGCCGCTCCTGCCCGAGCACGAGAAGACCGAGCTGCTGCGCACGCACTACCGCTCGGTGATGAGTCTGTGCTGCCCCATGCCGCCGACCGCGGCGGCCAGGGTCCTGGACCTGATCGATGCCGGGCAGCTGGAGATCGTCTCCGGTATCCGGCACATCGAGCCGTCGGGCGGCGGAGCCTTCATGCTGCACACCGACGAGGAGCAGCCGGCCTACCGCGCCGACCGCCTGGTCAACGCGGTGAGCCCGTCCTCCGGCAGCCTGCCGCCCAAGGCCGAGCACCTGATCGCCTCGCTGACCGCGGCCGGCCTTGCCCAGCGCCATCCGCGCGGCGGGGTGACGGTGGACCGGCCCACCAGCCGGCTCGTGGTGGACGGCACGGCCGACCCCCGGCTGTACGCCCTCGGTGACCTCGCCTCGGGCAGCCTGTTCTTCACCTTCGGTCTTCCCTCGATCGTCGACCGTGCCTACGACATCGCCGACGCCATCCACGCGGACGTCGGGAGAAGAACGTCCTCCCTGTGCGGGGCCGACGTACTGCAGAACACCTGA